The Musa acuminata AAA Group cultivar baxijiao chromosome BXJ2-2, Cavendish_Baxijiao_AAA, whole genome shotgun sequence genome has a segment encoding these proteins:
- the LOC103976257 gene encoding transcription factor HEC2-like, which translates to MDVDYLASATAAPMDPMTVMMEMEMEKLSELSKATLMPSVSYSGGLSQPFRNASAATSHAPSSSHAPFSGHHQDQHTPMLTNSPTGAASWLEDPYHGCWWPPAAAMREMIFRIAAMQPIHIDPESAKPPKRRNVKVSKDPQSVAARHRRERISERIRILQQLVPGGTKMDTASMLDEAIHYMKFLKSQVQALEQAAAANQSNGSVATTGLSMTGAKFWEGSYYCFDKDYEASDQGIIMNTPSHAELNKMDS; encoded by the coding sequence ATGGATGTTGATTACTTAGCCTCAGCCACAGCAGCTCCAATGGATCCGATGACCGTaatgatggagatggagatggagaagtTGAGCGAGTTGTCCAAAGCAACATTGATGCCGTCGGTTAGCTACTCCGGTGGTCTCTCTCAGCCATTCCGCAATGCTTCTGCTGCCACATCTCATGCGCCCTCCTCTTCGCATGCGCCTTTCAGTGGTCATCATCAGGACCAGCACACGCCTATGCTGACAAACTCCCCGACCGGCGCCGCATCGTGGCTTGAAGACCCCTACCATGGCTGCTGGTGGCCACCGGCGGCTGCCATGCGGGAGATGATATTTCGCATTGCGGCGATGCAGCCGATTCACATCGACCCGGAGTCGGCGAAGCCTCCGAAGCGGCGGAACGTGAAGGTATCGAAGGATCCCCAGAGCGTGGCCGCCAGGCACCGGAGGGAGCGCATCAGCGAGAGGATCAGGATACTGCAGCAGCTCGTGCCCGGCGGGACCAAGATGGACACGGCGTCGATGCTCGACGAGGCGATCCACTACATGAAGTTCCTCAAGAGCCAGGTGCAGGCACTCGAGCAAGCAGCCGCCGCAAACCAGAGCAACGGATCCGTGGCCACCACTGGCCTCTCCATGACCGGTGCAAAGTTCTGGGAAGGCAGCTACTACTGCTTCGACAAAGACTACGAGGCATCAGATCAGGGGATCATTATGAACACTCCATCACATGCTGAGCTCAATAAAATGGATAGTTAA
- the LOC135605895 gene encoding transcription initiation factor IIB-like — MGDAYCPDCKRGTEVVFDHSAGDTVCSECGLVLEAHSIDETSEWRTFANESGDNDPVRVGGPTNPLLADGGLSTVISKPNGAQGEFLSSSLGRWQNRGSNPDRSLILAFKTIATMADRLGLVATIKDRANEIYKKVEDLKSVRGRNQDAILAACLYIACRQEDKPRTVKEICSVANGATKKEIGRAKEFIVKQLEIEMGQSMEMGTIHAGDFLRRFCSHLGMTNQAVKAAQEAVQKSEELDIRRSPISIAAAVIYMITQLSDDKKPVKDISLATGVAEGTIKNSYKDLYPYASRIIPTFFSKEEDLKNLCSP; from the exons ATGGGGGACGCCTATTGCCCGGACTGCAAGCGGGGGACGGAGGTGGTGTTCGACCACTCGGCGGGGGACACGGTGTGCTCCGAGTGCGGGCTGGTGCTGGAGGCGCACTCCATCGACGAGACCTCCGAGTGGCGGACCTTCGCCAACGAGTCCGGGGACAACGACCCCGTCCGTGTCGGCGGGCCCACCAACCCCCTCCTCGCCGACGGCGGCCTTTCCACTGTCATCTCCAAGCCCAACGGCGCCCAGGGAGAgttcctctcctcctccctcgGTCGCTGGCAGAACCGCGGATCCAACCCCGACCGATCCCTAATCCTCGCCTTCAAGACCATCGCCACCATGGCCGATAG GTTGGGTCTTGTTGCCACTATCAAG GATCGAGCCAATGAGATATATAAAAAAGTTGAAGATCTGAAATCTGTTAGAGGGCGCAATCAAGATGCAATTTTAGCGGCTTGTCTATACATAGCTTGTCGGCAGGAGGACAAGCCTCGTACTGTAAAGG AGATCTGTTCTGTTGCCAATGGAGCTACGAAAAAGGAAATAGGTCGGGCTAAAGAGTTCATTGTGAAACAGCTTGAAATTGAGATGGGGCAATCTATGGAGATGGGAACAATTCATGCAGGAGATTTTTTG AGACGATTCTGTTCACATCTTGGCATGACAAACCAAGCAGTTAAAGCGGCTCAAGAAGCAGTTCAAAAGTCAGAAGAACTTGACATTAG GAGGAGCCCTATATCAATTGCAGCAGCTGTCATTTATATGATAACTCAGTTATCTGATGACAAGAAACCCGTCAAAG ATATATCCCTGGCAACTGGAGTGGCAGAAGGCACCATCAAGAACTCCTACAAAGATCTTTATCCTTATGCTTCAAGGATCATTCCTACCTTCTTTTCCAAGGAGGAGGATCTTAAGAACCTTTGCAGCCCCTAA
- the LOC103976256 gene encoding SKP1-like protein 5: MSEGTKEPDGGEEKVVLKTHDGQEFTVDMATANRSGTLKNLLSEVGGSSDNPQVIPLPSSITSPVLGKVVEYCQRHAGGGGGRGGVQALEQFDEELVELDKDMLLDVTYAAAFLDVPRLLDLTSQAVADAIKKMSVEEVRHYFGVVSDFTEEEEKVIRSECPWAFE; encoded by the coding sequence ATGTCGGAGGGAACCAAGGAGCCCGATGGTGGCGAggagaaggtggttctcaagaccCACGACGGCCAGGAGTTTACCGTGGACATGGCCACCGCCAACCGATCCGGGACACTCAAGAACCTGCTCTCGGAAGTCGGTGGCAGCAGCGACAACCCGCAAGTGATCCCCCTCCCGAGTAGCATCACCAGCCCAGTGCTCGGCAAGGTGGTGGAGTACTGCCAGCGGCAcgcgggcggcggcggcggcaggggGGGCGTGCAAGCGCTGGAGCAGTTCGACGAGGAGTTGGTGGAGCTCGACAAGGACATGCTGTTGGACGTCACCTACGCAGCCGCGTTCCTCGACGTGCCGCGGCTGCTCGACCTCACCAGCCAGGCCGTGGCCGACGCCATCAAGAAGATGTCCGTGGAGGAAGTCAGGCACTACTTCGGCGTCGTCTCCGACTTCaccgaagaggaagagaaggtgattcGGAGCGAGTGTCCCTGGGCCTTCGAATGA